The Melospiza georgiana isolate bMelGeo1 chromosome 26, bMelGeo1.pri, whole genome shotgun sequence genome window below encodes:
- the ABHD17A gene encoding alpha/beta hydrolase domain-containing protein 17A — MNGLSISQLCCLFCCPPCPSRIAAKLAFLPPEPTYAMVPEPEPVGSTGSLRGAAGRWKLHLKDRADFQYSQRELDNIEVFVTKSSRGNRVGCMYVRCVPGARYTVLFSHGNAVDLGQMSSFYIGLGTRINCNIFSYDYSGYGVSTGRPSERNLYSDIDAAWQALRTRYGISPENIILYGQSIGTVPTVDLASRYECAAIVLHSPLTSGMRVAFPDTKKTYWFDAFPNIEKISKITSPVLIIHGTEDEVIDFSHGLALFERCPKAVEPLWVDGAGHNDIELYSQYLERLRKFISQELASQRN; from the exons ATGAACGGGCTGTCGATCAGCCAACTGTGCTGCCTCTTCTGCTGCCCGCCCTGCCCCAGCCGCATCGCGGCCAAGCTGGCCTTCCTGCCCCCGGAGCCCACCTACGCCATGGTGCCCGAGCCCGAGCCCGTGGGCAGCACCGGCTCCCTGCGCGGCGCCGCGGGCCGCTGGAAGCTGCACCTGAAGGACAGGGCGGATTTCCAGTACTCCCAGCGGGAGCTGGACAACATCGAGGTGTTCGTCACCAAGAGCAGCCGGGGTAACCGCGTCGGCTGCATGTACGTCCGCTGCGTGCCCGGCGCCAG GTACACGGTGCTCTTCTCCCACGGCAACGCCGTGGACCTGGGGCAGATGAGCAGCTTCTACATCGGGCTGGGCACGCGCATCAACTGCAACATCTTCTCCTACGACTACTCCGGCTACGGCGTGAGCACGGGCCGGCCCTCGGAGCGCAACCTCTACTCCGACATCGACGCCGCCTGGCAGGCGCTGCGCACGCG GTACGGGATCAGCCCGGAGAACATCATTTTGTACGGACAGAGCATCGGCACCGTGCCCACGGTTGACCTGGCCTCGCGCTACGAGTGCGCGGCCATCGTGCTGCACTCCCCACTCACCTCCGGCATGCGCGTCGCCTTCCCCGACACCAAGAAGACCTACTGGTTCGATGCCTTCCCCAA CATCGAGAAGATCTCCAAAATCACCTCTCCTGTGCTCATCATCCACGGTACAGAGGACGAAGTCATCGACTTCTCGCACGGCCTGGCGCTGTTTGAGCGCTGCCCCAAGGCCGTGGAGCCGCTGTGGGTGGACGGGGCAGGGCACAATGACATTGAACTCTACAGCCAGTACCTCGAGCGCCTTCGGAAATTCATCTCCCAGGAGCTGGCCAGCCAACGCAACTAG
- the LOC131093495 gene encoding AN1-type zinc finger protein 5-like has protein sequence MAQETNQTQVPLLCTTGCGFYGSPRTNGMCSVCYKEFLQRQQSSDRISPPAPSGPSSSPMAPEAIAGQCAEGDSTPEDAKASAQTPVTHQMTAMSISREETSNETEEFSKTDEASSASSSSGTLLEISQNTAEGKTASEKPKPKKNRCFTCRKKIGLTGFDCRCGNLFCAIHRYSDMHACPYDYKAEAAEKIRKENPIVIAEKIQKL, from the exons ATGGCTCAGGAGACCAACCAGACGCAGGTGCCTCTGCTGTGCACCACGGGCTGCGGCTTCTACGGCAGCCCCCGGACCAACGGCATGTGCTCCGTGTGCTACAAGGAGttcctgcagaggcagcagagcagtgaccGGATAAGCCCTCCAG CACCCAGtggtcccagcagcagccccatggcCCCCGAGGCCATTGCAGGACAGTGTGcagagggagactccacacctGAGGATGCAAAAGCCAG CGCTCAGACTCCTGTGACCCATCAGATGACAGCCATGAGCATATCCAGAGAGGAAACCAGCAACGAGACAGAGGAATTCAGCAAGACAGATGAAGCCTCATCGGCTTCTTCCTCATCAG GTACCCTGCTTGAGATATCCCAGAACACGGCTGAGGGCAAGACGGCTTCGGAAAAACCGAAACCGAAGAAGAATCGCTGCTTCACCTGCCGGAAGAAGATTGGGCTGACTG GCTTCGACTGCCGCTGCGGGAACCTGTTCTGTGCCATTCACCGGTACTCCGACATGCACGCCTGCCCCTACGACTACAAGGCAGAAGCTGCTGAGAAGATCCGCAAGGAAAACCCCATCGTTATCGCCGAGAAGATCCAGAAGTTGTGA